The following are from one region of the Flavimobilis soli genome:
- a CDS encoding hemerythrin domain-containing protein, which translates to MSKTTAVGLCNTDDMNVVHAMFRHLLQRAVPLVGEIRPGDRDRAAIVVAHVREIAHGLHDHHSTEDTLLWDDLAARAPACALHVDLMRSQHATVAQQLVRLEAPLAELEATASATARDDAAEALDQVRVTLEEHLGAEEEQIRAWVRTTFTQDEWDVLGQVARSKIPKERMFVQLGHMMAPMSDDEARAWVRANLPLPARLMYLLVGRRQYLAELRTLYPEGVPA; encoded by the coding sequence ATGAGCAAGACCACGGCCGTAGGCCTGTGCAACACCGACGACATGAACGTCGTCCACGCGATGTTCCGCCACCTCCTGCAGCGGGCCGTCCCGCTCGTGGGGGAGATCCGCCCGGGCGACAGGGACCGGGCGGCGATCGTCGTCGCGCACGTCAGGGAGATCGCGCACGGCCTGCACGACCACCACTCCACGGAGGACACGCTCCTGTGGGACGACCTGGCGGCACGCGCTCCGGCGTGCGCGCTCCACGTCGATCTCATGCGGTCGCAGCACGCGACGGTCGCGCAACAGCTCGTCCGCCTCGAGGCTCCGCTCGCGGAGCTCGAGGCCACCGCGAGCGCGACCGCACGGGACGACGCCGCAGAGGCGCTCGACCAGGTTCGGGTGACGCTCGAGGAGCACCTGGGCGCCGAGGAGGAGCAGATCCGCGCGTGGGTCCGGACGACCTTCACGCAGGACGAGTGGGACGTCCTGGGCCAGGTGGCGCGGAGCAAGATCCCGAAGGAGCGGATGTTCGTCCAGCTCGGGCACATGATGGCGCCGATGTCCGACGACGAGGCTCGCGCGTGGGTGCGCGCGAACCTTCCGCTGCCGGCCCGGCTGATGTACCTGCTGGTCGGGCGCCGCCAGTACCTCGCCGAGCTGCGGACGCTGTACCCGGAGGGCGTGCCCGCCTGA
- a CDS encoding SPFH domain-containing protein, with the protein MSFMEKLRGQLIDIIEFLDDSRDTIVWRFPRQGNEIKNGAKLIVREGQVAVFENEGQLADVFGPGTYTLETQNIPILSTLKGWKYGFNSPFKAEVYFVSTRQFTDFKWGTQNPIMMRDPEFGVVRLRGFGTYALQVTDPSALLRQLVGTDPNFRTEEIGEYFRQNVVSHLGPAIGAANIAALDIAASQHTLGATLARELTTSLAEYGVAITKFVIENISLPPEVEEALDKRTQMSVLGNLDQYTKFQTANAIEDAANNPGGSGEGMGMGMGLAMGQAMAASMGAAAAAATTPGTPTAPAAPPPLPGGTPWYYADAAGAQQGPVPAAQLAGKVTAETLVWQDGMAAWTPARDVPALSHLLGSTPPPLPGA; encoded by the coding sequence ATGTCGTTCATGGAGAAGCTGCGCGGACAGCTCATCGATATCATCGAGTTCCTCGATGACAGTCGCGACACGATCGTGTGGCGCTTCCCGCGCCAGGGCAACGAGATCAAGAACGGCGCCAAGCTCATCGTCCGCGAGGGCCAGGTCGCGGTCTTCGAGAACGAGGGCCAGCTCGCCGACGTCTTCGGTCCCGGCACGTACACCCTCGAGACCCAGAACATCCCGATCCTCTCGACCCTCAAGGGCTGGAAGTACGGCTTCAACTCGCCGTTCAAGGCCGAGGTCTACTTCGTCTCCACGCGCCAGTTCACCGACTTCAAGTGGGGCACGCAGAACCCCATCATGATGCGCGACCCGGAGTTCGGCGTCGTGCGCCTGCGCGGCTTCGGCACGTACGCGCTCCAGGTCACCGACCCGTCCGCGCTGCTGCGCCAGCTCGTCGGAACCGACCCGAACTTCCGCACCGAGGAGATCGGCGAGTACTTCCGCCAGAACGTCGTCTCCCACCTCGGCCCGGCCATCGGCGCCGCCAACATCGCCGCGCTCGACATCGCGGCGAGCCAGCACACGCTCGGCGCGACGCTCGCGCGCGAGCTGACGACCTCCCTCGCGGAGTACGGCGTCGCGATCACGAAGTTCGTCATCGAGAACATCTCCCTGCCGCCCGAGGTCGAGGAGGCGCTCGACAAGCGCACCCAGATGTCGGTGCTCGGCAACCTCGACCAGTACACGAAGTTCCAGACCGCCAACGCGATCGAGGACGCCGCGAACAACCCCGGCGGCTCCGGCGAGGGGATGGGCATGGGCATGGGGCTCGCGATGGGTCAGGCGATGGCCGCGTCGATGGGCGCCGCAGCCGCCGCCGCGACGACGCCCGGCACGCCCACCGCGCCCGCGGCTCCGCCGCCGCTGCCCGGTGGCACGCCCTGGTACTACGCCGACGCCGCGGGCGCGCAGCAGGGCCCCGTCCCCGCCGCGCAGCTCGCCGGCAAGGTCACCGCCGAGACCCTCGTGTGGCAGGACGGCATGGCCGCCTGGACGCCCGCCCGTGACGTCCCGGCGCTGTCCCACCTCCTCGGCTCGACGCCGCCGCCGCTCCCGGGAGCCTGA
- the nhaA gene encoding Na+/H+ antiporter NhaA codes for MTHAPAHAPSRFRTWISRETTGGALLIAAAAVALGWANSPWRDSYDAVSSTVVGPAAWHLDLSLAAWAADGLLAVFFLTVGLELKREIVVGALRDPRSAAVPVVAAVGGMAVPALVYLAVVLGAGNDAATGGWAIPTATDIAFALAVLAVFGRGLPVAIRTFLLTLAVVDDLLAIIVIAVFYTGSVSLGALGLALLSVVAFGALARSPYAHPWLLAPLGVAAWVLMHASGVHATIAGVLLGLTVPARAMDGEPDDRAHRYEHAVRPWSTALALPIFAFFSAGVTLGGGTDGAAGASAVFLAVTLGLVLGKVTGVLGSVALVTRLSRLRLPDGVGMRDLLPVGLLAGIGFTVSLLITELSFDDDAMTAAAKAAVMAGTAISAVAAALLLVWDSRRARGTDMNEDGIPDSPQPTIAEADDHV; via the coding sequence ATGACGCACGCCCCAGCACACGCCCCGTCACGCTTTCGCACGTGGATCTCGCGCGAGACGACGGGCGGCGCGCTCCTCATCGCCGCCGCCGCCGTCGCACTCGGGTGGGCGAACTCCCCGTGGCGCGACTCCTACGACGCCGTCTCGTCGACCGTCGTAGGCCCTGCCGCGTGGCACCTCGACCTGTCGCTCGCCGCGTGGGCCGCTGACGGCCTCCTGGCGGTCTTCTTCCTCACCGTCGGCCTCGAGCTCAAGCGTGAGATCGTCGTCGGCGCGCTCCGCGACCCGCGCAGCGCGGCCGTGCCCGTCGTGGCTGCCGTCGGCGGCATGGCTGTCCCCGCGCTCGTCTACCTCGCGGTGGTCCTCGGTGCGGGGAACGACGCCGCAACCGGCGGCTGGGCCATCCCGACGGCGACCGACATCGCGTTCGCGCTCGCCGTCCTGGCCGTGTTCGGTCGCGGCCTGCCCGTCGCGATCCGCACGTTCCTGCTGACGCTCGCGGTCGTCGACGACCTGCTTGCGATCATCGTGATCGCGGTCTTCTACACGGGCTCCGTGTCGCTCGGGGCGCTCGGTCTCGCGCTCCTGAGCGTCGTCGCGTTCGGCGCGCTCGCCCGGTCTCCGTACGCGCACCCGTGGCTGCTCGCGCCGCTCGGTGTCGCGGCGTGGGTCCTCATGCACGCCTCGGGCGTGCACGCGACGATTGCGGGTGTGCTGCTGGGCCTGACCGTCCCGGCGCGCGCCATGGACGGCGAGCCGGACGACCGTGCCCACCGGTACGAGCACGCGGTGCGCCCGTGGTCGACGGCGCTCGCGCTGCCGATCTTCGCGTTCTTCTCCGCTGGCGTCACGCTCGGCGGCGGCACCGACGGCGCTGCCGGGGCGTCCGCCGTCTTCCTCGCCGTCACGCTCGGTCTCGTCCTCGGGAAGGTCACGGGCGTCCTCGGAAGCGTGGCGCTCGTGACGCGGCTGAGCCGCCTGCGCCTGCCTGACGGCGTCGGCATGCGCGACCTCCTGCCGGTCGGCCTGCTCGCGGGGATCGGCTTCACCGTGTCCCTGCTCATCACCGAGCTCTCGTTCGACGACGACGCCATGACGGCGGCCGCCAAGGCCGCCGTCATGGCGGGTACGGCGATCTCGGCGGTCGCGGCGGCGCTGCTCCTCGTGTGGGACTCGCGCCGGGCACGAGGGACCGACATGAACGAGGACGGGATCCCTGACTCCCCCCAGCCCACGATCGCCGAGGCTGACGACCACGTCTGA
- a CDS encoding alkene reductase, translating to MTTSARTDAPADLFAPITIGDFTLANRITMAPLTRTRADERGVHGELAVEYYRQRASVGLIVSEGTYPLQESKAFPGQPGIETDEQVAAWRKVTDAVHAEGGLIFMQLMHSGRVSHTEINGTSRVVGPSAVAIDGEARTPKGKQPFPVPHALTLEEIETTKAAMVAGARNAIRAGFDGVEIHSANGYLLHEFLSPASNVRDDQYGGSPENRARFVVEVTQAVAEAIGAGRTGIRISPEHNIQGALETDADDVRATYGALLDGIGGLGLAYLSVLHHDVGGELVQGLRSRFDGVLIGNTGFAVPTTREDAVAALAYADAVAVGRPLIANPDLVARWSTGAPENTPDPATFYGATAEGYTDYPTLVGASA from the coding sequence ATGACTACTTCCGCGCGCACCGATGCACCCGCCGACCTGTTCGCCCCGATCACCATCGGGGACTTCACGCTCGCGAACCGCATCACCATGGCTCCGCTCACGCGCACGCGCGCTGACGAGCGGGGCGTCCACGGCGAGCTCGCCGTCGAGTACTACCGCCAGCGCGCGAGCGTCGGCCTGATCGTCTCCGAGGGCACCTATCCGCTGCAGGAGTCGAAGGCGTTCCCCGGCCAGCCCGGCATCGAGACCGACGAGCAGGTCGCCGCGTGGCGCAAGGTCACCGACGCCGTCCACGCCGAGGGCGGGCTCATCTTCATGCAGCTCATGCACTCCGGCCGCGTGAGCCACACGGAGATCAACGGCACGAGCCGCGTCGTCGGCCCGAGCGCCGTCGCGATCGACGGCGAGGCCCGCACCCCCAAGGGCAAGCAGCCGTTCCCTGTCCCGCACGCCCTGACGCTCGAGGAGATCGAGACGACCAAGGCCGCGATGGTCGCGGGCGCGCGCAACGCGATCCGCGCCGGGTTCGACGGCGTCGAGATCCACTCCGCTAACGGCTACCTGCTGCACGAGTTCCTCTCGCCCGCCTCGAACGTCCGCGACGACCAGTACGGCGGCAGCCCCGAGAACCGCGCGCGCTTTGTCGTCGAGGTGACCCAGGCCGTCGCCGAGGCGATCGGCGCTGGCCGCACCGGCATCCGCATCTCGCCCGAGCACAACATCCAGGGCGCCCTCGAGACCGACGCCGACGACGTCCGCGCCACCTACGGCGCGCTCCTCGACGGCATCGGCGGGCTCGGCCTCGCCTACCTGAGCGTCCTGCACCACGACGTCGGCGGCGAGCTCGTCCAGGGACTGCGCTCCCGGTTCGACGGTGTGCTCATCGGCAACACGGGCTTCGCCGTCCCGACGACGCGGGAGGACGCCGTCGCGGCTCTCGCGTACGCCGACGCCGTCGCCGTCGGTCGCCCGCTCATCGCCAACCCGGACCTCGTCGCCCGCTGGTCCACGGGCGCTCCCGAGAACACGCCCGACCCGGCGACGTTCTACGGCGCCACCGCCGAGGGGTACACCGACTACCCGACGCTCGTCGGCGCCTCTGCCTGA